Genomic window (Equus asinus isolate D_3611 breed Donkey chromosome 8, EquAss-T2T_v2, whole genome shotgun sequence):
AGTTTAAATTCATAATTGGGAATTCCTCtgtaaagagaggaagagaaatgttAGTTCCAGGAAAAAGGGACTAAAATTCATCTTTAACAATCAAGAGGAAGCAAAGCAGAAGAGACAAGTGTCCTCTTGGTGACTGTCATTCTGTGGTATGTGGCTGTACCTTGCCCTGGCCTTGGGCCAGCCTTCTGGTGCGCCCCAGCACCCCTGCAGGAGGGATAGGGCTGGGGTCAGCAGACTTGAGGCCTTGTCTGTGGTGAGGGGTCACCTGGAGGCTTGGGAGGCCCTCACCGTCTCCGTCCTCCAGCCTCATGGATCACCCTGGAAGAGCTCCACTCACACTAAACTCATTTCACTCCTGAAGAGTCTAGGTAAAAACCCCAATTCCCGCATTCTCCTTCTGCTCTAACACACGCAGCAGACAGGTGATATATCTCATTTTGCCACCACCGTGACGGCCACCAGAGCAGGGAATCTGCTCTGAGCGTCCCTGGACCAAACAACAGAAACATATCTAAGTGAGGCAGCTCCTGCCTCTTTGAAGGAAGTTGAGATAATGTGACCTGATCAATTATTTGAAGTCACAAAACAGGAAAATAGGCAGATTACTAACCAGGATCAGAAAGGTTTTAAATAAGTGAGAGATCTGATCAGGTGCCGCTTGCGGGTAGTGGAGGCTGAACTAAAGGCACAGAGGGAGGCTGCACGGCCAACATTACCTGAGGAGAGGCTTAGTGGATGACAGGGAAAGGCATCAATATACTTCCCCTGGGAAACAGAGACCCACGACGTGCTCCAGCCCACCAAGGAGAGCAGATGGGGGACATTCATCCACCTGCCAGACTCCCTGATCCAGGCTTTGTCTCCAGAGCTGGAATGAGGCTGTCCCATCCCAGGGGTCTGGTGTAGACCCTCCTTGCATGATGACAAAGCATCGGGCAGGAGCAGAGCAAAGACAGACCCACCTTTTAATGTCTCCAGGTTTGATTGGGGACGGGCTGGGCTCCACACCTTTCTTCTTCCCATCCAGTCTATTCCCGGAGCCAGAGAAGGCCTAGGGAGACAAGCAGGAGAGGGTGCGTGCACTGAGCCCCAAGAACAAGAGCAAACACAAAGTTGCCCTTTGCTCAGACTGCTGCAGGGATGTGCGCGGGGACACCACCCAGATCTCCTCAGGACTGAAGCTCTCAATCGCAGCTGCCAAGCGCGGGCAGCCGACAGCTCTCTGCCCAACCCCTCAGGAGACTGCTGTGAGCTGAAGGGAGCCTCCAGGCCCAAAGACAGTCGCCCCCCAGGGGCGGGAGGGTCATGTCGCAGCTTACTTTCAAACAgtacaaataaaaagagaatgtgttcttagagagagataaagcaaatgtggtcaCATGTGGTGAATCCAAGCAAAAAGTATATGTTGTGTCTCTCATACTATTTAACTTTTTGGTGGactagaaattttttaaaagaagaagaaaaagttgggGCTGCCTTACAGAGTTGTTGGAAGGATTGCAGGAGAAAGTGGATGTTCAAGGGTTTGGCAACTGAGACAGAGCCAGATACACATGTGCACGAACACCAGAGGACCAATCCCTGCCGAGGTCCCCGGAGTGTTACAGAGAATGCTGGAAGGAGCAGATGGCATGGCGGGAGCACAGAAAGTTAAATGTGTGGCCTGGTACTCACACGGAAGCCCAGCTCTCCAGCATAGCCGCTATGGTCAGCTTCACCTTCCTGACAGAGGGACAGAAAAACAGATGAGCTTCTCAGCAGGGACACCCCAGCTTTTCCCTGGGGCCTCTCATTGCTACTGCTGTCCCTGCACCCCAACAGCTGGGTGTCCCCTGGGAGCAGGGCTGGACAAGAAGCAGGGAACGTGGCTGTGTTGGCACCAGCAGAGGCCAAACATGGGCCAGCTGTGAGACACTCCCAGGATGCACTGTTCCAGAGGGCAAAGCATGCCATGACTGGGGAGAGACGCTGGGGAAATGACTTACGGTTGACTCCTCGTGCTGGACTTGTCTTTCAGGCTCTTTGTAGCCCAGGGGAGCATCAAAGTCCACCTGTATTCCCAAGATGAAAGTAAAATTTGAGACATGGCCACATTTAGGCTCCCTTAGCTTTCTGCTTTTAACTGAGACAACTGTAGGTTCACATGCAGTGTAAGACATGATACAGAAAGATGCCGAATACACTTTGCCCATTTCCCCAATGGCCATATTTTACGAAATTACAGTACAGCATGTCACCTGCAGAATATCGACATCCACACAATCCAGCCCTTAtccagatttccccagttttacaCATACTTacttctgtgtgtctgtgttacgTTCTCCCAATTTTATCACCAGTTACGTTGGCGTATCCACTCCCACAGTCCAGATACTGAACAGCTCCTCCATCATAGGGGCCCCCTGTGTTGTCCTTTTATAATGACACCTACCTCCCTCCCGGCCCTCTCCACCATCCCTCACTCCTAGCAACCACTAGTTGTTGTCCATTTCTAAAGTTTTatcatttcaagaatattatataaacgGAACCAGACAGTGTGTAACCTTTTGGGACTGGCCCTTTCTGCTCAGCACGATTCCCTGGAGATCCACCATGCTCATGTGTGTACCAATAGTTCTTTCCTACCCAGAAGCTGAGAAGTGTTCCTTAGCTTCTAAGAACATTCACTCCTCAGCAGGTCTGAGATGCTGGTGGATTTAGCCATCTCAGAACTGGCGGCTGATCTGCCACCTCCACTGGCCCTGAGATGAATCACAAGGTCAGCAGCCCCCTCACAATGTTCTAGcagcatcttcctcctctttcagcCAAATAGTCCCAGGGGCTGAGTGAGACTCTCCTGGGGCAGTGGCCTACAGGGGCCACGAACTACCCATCTTGCTCCGGCCCAAGCACACTGTAAGCAGCAAAGCCACTCACATTCATGTCACACTCGATGATGGACACGGCCTTGTCAGGCTTAGTCTCCATTACCCGAAGTTCATAGATCTGTGAGAAGAACACAGAAATCAGTCAGATGATTTTGTGGCAGCACTGGGGGCTGTCACTGTTCACATTACTGCAGCTCCCTACCTGGCACCTACAGACACATCATTCACCTCCAGGACACCCTCCCCCAGCCACATCTCTTGCTCAGACAATAGGGCTGTCGGGGTGGGCTGCCTTGATGCCCATCACTCAGCAGAGGCTGTTCCCCGTAAGTGGTTCAAATCAGATAAGAGAGTTACACAACAAACTGCAAAAGACACTCACAACCTTTAACCCAGAAAgtttatttctaggaatttattctaagtaAATAATTAGCTAAATACCCAACGAGAAAATTCTAAGAATGCTCACTCCGACATTGCTAATAATAGTGTATACCCAAATTGCCTATCAACAGAGTAAATGAAtgatatttattcatatatacataaattatagtcaccagtggaatactatgcagccaacaggaaaagaagttaaaaaaccAGTTCTGTTGCGTGTGTCTAGTCTGATCTCATGTATataaaaaagtacataaaaaaGCCCAGAAGGACAGGAACGAAAAGTGGCAGAATCTACTTTTTCCTGCATCATTTAAGGTCCTTTCTTTTTACCTAGAGTATGTCTTGCTTTTATAATGAACAATCCAGAAAGTCTCACCATTAAAAAGACCCCTAAACACAAGGGGGAGGGTCACCAAAGTAAAGTGAGAAGGCTCAATGTActcatctatttttttaactttcctctTTATTTAATAGAAGATAAGTAGAAATGAATATGTATGTCACTGTGTGGATGTATCACAATTTCTCCACTCAACATCTGGGCTGTTTGCATCTGTTTTGCAATCACTAACAACGCGCTATGAACATTCGGATATCTACGTGTCTCTAGGAGGACATATTCATGTTTCTCTGCAGTAGTGTTTTCAAACTGCAGATCACGGTAATTAGCAGGTCATTAAACCAAGTGTGCTGCAACCAGAACTAGGAGAGAAAAATTCTGGAAGATAGTACAATAGAAATCCTATAGTATGTTGCATGTAGTAAGGACAAACACTTTTGCGacattttttagttttatgtctTGTCATGCTGTATCTAAAACAGTAATTTTAAACTACTTTTCAACATTCCTCATGTATgtagttttcagttatttttattaactttattgAATTGTAAATAGAGAACACTTGAATTCTGAACAACTCTCTAGACTTACTCTTTTCTAGTATTTTCGAGGTCATCTTTTAAGCCTTATACATTAAATATTATTACTGCTTTATGTGGTAATGTTTACCATGACTTGCTTCATATTTGCCAGTTTATCTGTTTACCATTCCTTCTGGAACCCTAGTCTTTCCTTCTAGGATAATACTTTTGAAGCTCCACTGGTAAATAAACtctctcagattttgtttatctgaaaatattttgattttgccCTCATTCCCTAAAGGCTTGCTGACAGTTACTTTCTCGCTGCTTGGGCCATAACAGCTCTGAGGCGCTCCTTTGCAAGTAGCGTGTTTTCCCTCCACTCCCCCTCCGAGTCTGGTATTTGCTATCTGCAACTTATCCTCTTTGATATACATTGTACTTTCTGTAACTGGGCTGATGGTGAATTCTAAAGCAATCTCACTTGTTATCTCTTCACCATCTTGCCACTCCACTCCTCCGTTCTCTCCTGCTGGAATGTTTCTGAGCATGCTTGTGTTTCTCAGGATCTCCAGGACCTCACTCTCTCATATGCTCCCTTGCCTTGCTTCTCTGTGCAGAATTCTAAGGCATTTCTCCAGATTTaactttcatttcattaattctttGTAAGCTGTTGTTTAACACTTTGATTGTTTTTCAAATCTTCCTGgtttttttgagtcttttgttgcTTGCTAAATTTCATGattctgctttttaatttctttgaacaatttaTACCTAATTATCTTATATTTGCTCCTGAAAATTCCAACACTGATTCCCTAGCGGGTCTAAATCTGCTTTTGTCGTCTCTGCTTTGGCTGGCTGGTGGTTTTATTATGAGCTCCTGTTTGCTTGTTCAATCTACAGCAATCCCGAGGGCTTAAATAAACTGGGGGTGCTTTTCCCAGAGAGAATTTGAGTTTCCTCTCCTGGGATGAGGACAACATCCACCTATGGGGCTATTTTGGCCCCTTTAAGAGTTCCACTTTAATGTGGAAATCTGCGATTCAGACCTCCCAACACAGCACTGACAAGGCCATTTGCCCTCAGGTCAACCCTGTTGAGAGATTCTTGAAAACTTCTATATTTCTTGCGAGCCCAACAATGTATTAGTAATCTGGGTTTTATACTGATTTAATTGAGTTTTATCAGAAGGGCCCTTTGGAGTATCTCATCTCCTGTACTTCCAGAAGTGGACATCCAAACATGCATGTCAATCCTACGTCTACGCTGTGTAACTCACCCTCCTTCATTATCTTTATCATCAATTTGAGTTATATTTAGCGTTACTATCTTGATATTAAAAACAGTAACATTAAGCCTTCCTGTAATTATAAAAGCTTGAAGTGTTCAGTTTAGGTAGGTAATACCTAAAATGTTCCCCCACAAAGCTAAAGGCAacaagattctttctttctttctttccttttttttttaagattggcacctgagctaaccactgttgccaatctttttttctttttcctgctttttctcccagaatccccccagtacatacttgtacattttagttgtgggtccttctagttctggcatgtgggatgccgcctcaacatggcctgatgagcagtgccatgtccgtgcccagcatctgaaccagcgaaaccctgggctgccaaagcagagtacgtgaacttaaccactcagccatggggccggccccacaaaatTATTTGTTAGTTTATGAACACATAGAAAGTGTGActcatgggggccggcctggtggtatagtgattCAGTTTGTGCGCTtggcttcggatcctgggtacagacctacacgctgttcatcaagccatgctgtggtggcatcccatgtagaagaactagaatgacttacaactaggatatacaaatatgtactggggctttggggagaaaacaagaagaggaagatgcaatagatgttagctcagggtcaatcttcctcaccaaaaatcataccttaaaaaaaagtgtgattcaaaacccccaaaactgaaaaaaaagtgtTCTCAGTATCAGATACCTCAGATAGAGGGAAACTTCAGAGAACACACTGGATCCCTGTAATGACACTGAGGGAACAACTGGCTTCCTGATCCTGAAGGCGGGGACTGGCTGGACCTCAGGCTCCTGTTCACAGCTGTGAGGGCCCCAGTCCCAGAGGGGACAAGAGAGTGTGTGAAGGAGTCAAGAGCTGGCCTCTGGGAAAGCCAGGCTGGGGCTGTGGTCACTCCTGAGTACCAGGGGGTCTGCCCTGGCAGCAGCTCCATGAGGGTCAATCATCCATGGTCACAGTGGACGGGTGGCACCCACATTGTTGTGCTCCATCCCTGAGGAGGGATGGGCTATCAGCACGTTTGCCAACTGTTACTTCTTCCCTCAGACATGTTGCCATGGATAACGGGGAAGTGGATGGCATCTTGAATTTTGTGGGAACTCATCTGTCTATTATGCatgaaatgaatgagaaaattgaggacaCTGTACGGTATTTCACTTTACAGCTCAGTTGTCTAGATCCAGACACCACAGAATCTGGGATCAACAATAAGAGGTGTTCAGACCCGAAAGCTTTGTATCAAGAAGGGTCAAGAGGAGAGGAGCTGCTAAgggaaaaccaaaaccaaagacaacagGGGAAGGGGATGTGCGCCCTCACAAGGAAAGATGACTTCAGGCAGCACTGTCCCCAGTGCACCCAGGCTTGCTTCCCACCTGTCCCACGGCACTTGGAGTGCACTGCAGGGCCAGCTCCAAGAGGGCCTGTCTACTTCCAAGGGAAGGAATCACATGACAAGGACCCAGGCCAGCTCACTTCTGTGTTCCTGCAGCCCAGCAAAGGGCTTAGCTCAGATTACAGGTAGAATGGAGACCTTTCTGAGGAGATGGGCAGTCTTGCCACCATGGTACACAGAGGTACGATGAGTAAGTACAACGACGTTAAGCTCATTCACTTCTAAATGCAATCAATGATTTCTCGACACAGAGTTGTTGAATGATTAGTACAGGGCTCCAAATATGGACCCATAAAGATTAGAAAAGGGAACAGTATGCAGCAATTAGTTAATAAAAGCCAGGCATACCTTCCTTAAAAAGAACTCCATTCAGACATCAGAATGGCACTGCAAGTGGTTGTGATTAGGTGCAACCTACACCAAGCTGGGCTCCAGGCTctactggccccgtggctgagacACCCACCTTCTCATTGTAGTTAATGGCAATCACATCCCCGGTGGTCAGACAGGCAAAGTTTCTCAATGCGTTTTCTAATCTGCAGATACACGCTGTCAAGGCAACATGGCAAGATAGATAGCTTGAATCTGAACCAACTTTCTGTGAGGGGTTTAGGTGGTCACTGTCACAGACTGAGTGTACTGGACAGAAGTGTACCAGGCTGGTATTAAAATCCACAGGTTTCATACAGCAGGATACCAATCAGCAATAAGGAATCAGCTTCTAATgcacaataacatggatgaatctcactcTGCTGAGGGAAAGAATCAGCCAGAGTGGTAAGATGCCCTTCACATGGAACCCTAAGAAAGACAGCTCTCTGTGGGCAGGAAGCAGCTGGGAGGTTGCTGGGGCCAGGGGTCAGGCAAGGACGGGCAGAGAACATTTTGGGAGATGGAAAAGTCTGGTTACACTGGTGTACACGTTTGTCAAACTCACCaatgtgtgcattttattgtatgttaattatcCATCAAtgagttgatttaaaaaaatcccatgggagcacaaaagaaaaaaagattgaatgAATCAGATAGGTCCCATCAAAAGTTCCTCTACATCAAAGATGTTTTCATTTACACTTTTGCTGTTTCTGTCTTTTGGGCAGTAACCCAACTTCAGAAgtatgttctaaaataaaaattaaaaaggaaaaagtaaccTGTAAGCCCTttttataatagtaaataataataaattcttaaaaactgAATAACCCAAATGCCCAGATAAGGGAATAATGCTTAATCACACAGAATATTTTTAACCATGTCATCCCAATCAATTTACTGAACTGTTTTCAATGTAAAGGTTGAACATAAAACGTGGCTCCAGAATCTGCCACTGTGACGTGGCACAACTGCGTGAAGATCTCAGAGTCTGACTGAGGGAGAAACAGCCAGGCTGTCTGTGTTCCCTTCTCTTGGTCAAACAGCCTTCCAGGATGATAACAGCTTTGTGCAAAGGATCTTGTGTGGCACACCATCTTCACTCCCTCCCATGAAACGCCACACTGCAGGGCTGCCCTGTCCTTGACTTCCCCCGGTGACGCCTGAGCTGTCAGACCCAGCCCACTTGGCCTGAGGGCGGAGCTGGCTCCTGCACCGCATCTCTGCATGCCCCCTACCTCCTCTGCTCTCCACTAAGACTGCCTTTACCCAGACTGTCAGCCAGATCAGGGAGCACCCGGCTGCCTCTCAGCTGATTAAGGTGACGCCCTCTCTCCACGCGTTCACAAGTTAACTATGCTGACAGAAACAGGCTCTGAGGGAAATCTGGTAAAGTCTGCATTGCAACTTTACTTGACCAAAGTCAAATGCAAGGGGTTCTGGTCACAGAGCCAGGCCCTACTCCTGGCCACTCACAGCCAGAAAAGCACCTCAAAGGCAGTGCTCCAGCCAGACCTTGCCACAGAACAGTCCTGCCTGCAGGAAGTGTCCACCGACTGCTGTGTCCACAAGGGACTGGACACGCCCATACACAGACAGGGTCAGAGGACTTAACACAGCTCACCTGCGTCCAGGACATGACCAGCAGCAGCTTGCTCCTAGGTTCTGGCCTGGGAAAAGTGAGCAGGTGGGAAGGGTAGAGGCAGCTTTTTTTTAACTGTCTACCTGTCTGTGTTGTTCAACCGTCTTTTTCAATCATgcttttttaaagacaaataggGAGTGGAGTGCTCGTTCTATCACATGATCTCAACAAGCCAAACTGGGATCTCCACGCTAGAGATCTCAACCAAAGTCCACACGAAGGACGCCCCTCGCCCATACTGGTCACTCCTTAAATTGTAAACACATGCATCTGGCTTAAGTTCACagaacatacaaaaaaaaaaaaaaatcactagaacCTCAAAcctttgctttcctctttctgagagacagaaaatgtACTAAATGAATGATCCCTACTGGTTTTGAGTGAAAAGCCCTAAACCTGGGTAAAAGGTGAGTTTGAGCAGTGAATTCATGGCTGAGCTGGGGCACCAGGGGCCCACGAGGGGTTTGGGGCTGAGAGGCAGACCAGCTGGCCCCTCTTCCACCAGAACACACTGGGCTTTGTGCCAGGTGTCACAGTCCACCTGAAGAAAGGGTTCTACTTTGCCCTCCAGGAGTGTGCGCAGAGTATTCAGAGCACCCAGCATGCAGCACGCTTGTCCAGGCCCAGGTCCAGGAGGCATGGCAGACATGCTGGCTGAATGCCCTTAGTCTCAAAATCACAACTTCAATCACGAACAAAAGTGTGGTCCCCAAAGTAAGCATGTGCTCAACCAAGCAATCGCTGCTCACCGACTGTCAGTAGCCCTCTCCCTCGTCTGAAGAGCCCTTCTTATTTCAAAAGGATACACTGCTTTGGGGTTGGTGATGTCCAGGAAGTCAGGGCTCTGAGGCTGGAATTTGGAGTATGTGGCCACTTGAAGGTTGACACTCTCCACCTGAACCAGGCCCCCTTCTTCCAAGAGCAAATTCTGCATCATCTAAAAGAAGAAGGCTACATGAGACTCCTGGAAACCAAGTGGCCAGCATGAGCGCCACTGATCCGTACACCAGGCAGGCCAAAGTCTGACATTCAGATGGCCTCTTGCTCGGGTCCCCAGAAGAGCAGCTTGAGACAAGGACTTGGGGACAGGTCATCGAATTGTAGTTTGatgtcaggaaggaagaaaaagcaagcaagcaaatgagacaaagatgtggaaagaaGGAGGCCAATAAGGGGTGCTACCGAGGCTGCGGTAGCTGGCATGTGGCATCTCTGCTggaagggtgggggggggggtgcagcaTGGCCCACCAGCTCCAGACATCCTCAGGGCTCAGTGTTTCCCCAGGGAAGCTCACCACCCCAACTTTCAAGCTGTCTCATGCCCAACTTATAAGGCCGTGGGGCAAACAGGGCTGCACCTGAGGGAGGATAATGACAGTACCAGGCGGACTGACCTCGCATGGAAGGGTCCCACAGCTGAGGCCGCAGGGTGGTAACAAGGCCCCAGAGATGTCTGCTACAGGAGGTTATATAAAACCCACACAGACACCCCTCCACGTCGATTAAACCACCCTGCGAGGCAGATGCCCACTGAGCAATGAGACGGAAAAATGTGAACTAAGGCCCAGGAGTATCTGGTGTGCCGGGAGCTGGGACCCTGCAGCCAGGCCAAGACTCAGGAGTCCGAGGCAAGGAGGTTGGGCCAGAAATGAGAAACTCCGCATGTCCTGGaatgttttttgcttttcttattttaaaccttCTTAAAGggaatttcaaacatacaaaagtagagagaactgCACGAGTGTGCCTCTACAAACCCACGCCCAGCTTCAACAGTAATTGGGTTACGGCTGACTTCGCTTCACCTATCATTGCCCTACTCCCCGGACCCATCCCACAGTGGGCTGCCCTGGAGCCAATCCCAGGCATCACATCCTTTCAAGAACGCCACACCAGGAAGGTGAAAGGAACGCTTCACTGTTCCCACAGAGCCGCTACCCACAGGGGCTCAAAACTGGTGGTTAGGATGTGCCTTGAACAGCTGAGGGACAAGGTGCAGGGGTGAGGGAGGCCAAGGCCAGGGCAGGCAGAGCCATGAGCGAAGCTGAAGGGTGAACAGGGCCCCGTGGACAAGCCTGCAGAGGCCCCAGCTCACTCGCATCGAAGGGTGCTTGCCAGGCAGGGAATGACAGAAATGGAGGAGTGGATGCTCCACCAAACGCCGCAGGCAGGCCGAGTAGGATGGAGAGGCAATGAATTTGACAACTGAGAGGTTTGGTGACCTTGGAGAGTGAAGCTTTCATAGGAAGCACTCTAAGGGTTGGAAGTCAGCCTGCTGCAGGTCAAGTTCACAGTCCGTTAAGGACTTGTTGGGAAATCTGTCAGTGACGGCAAGGAGGATAACTAACggcagaaggaaggacagagcCACAGGCAGCTCAAGGAGGAAAGGCAGCAGCTCAGGTCACCTGCCCATGGTTGAAGAGCAGGTTCAGACAGGACTTGGGGAGAGAAAGGGGTAAGAGCCCAAGGGCAGCGAGGAGGCGTGCTCCAGACCCGGCCCAGGCCGTGTTATACTTAAGCCCCAGAGGGCAGCGGGGACCACGGAGTGCACACAGGACGACAGGCATCTGGCAGTACACAGCCACGCACTCGCAGTGGCCCTGGGCAGGGATCTTGGTCTAGGTCAGCAGATGAGAGCCCAGGTGCTGGAACCAAGGCCAGCGCCTGTTTCAGGCTCACTAGTCCTGAAGAAGCCAGGGCGCCGGGTGGGATGGAGCCTGCCAATCAGCCAACAGAAAGCACTGGCTCGTACTCCTGCTGGGAGCCAGGAGGCCCTTAGACTAGctctgctgcagctgctgggAGACTCCAGGCAACCACCTACTCCTGCCAAGAGCTGCAAGACCAGCCCAggaagaggcaggcaggcagctccATGCTACCGAAAGAGGCTTCCCAGGGGATGTGATGTTTCCTGGCAAAAGGGATTCAGCGAATTTTGGGGTCCAAAGTGGTCTGAGAGCCTGGACAA
Coding sequences:
- the UFD1 gene encoding ubiquitin recognition factor in ER-associated degradation protein 1 isoform X1, which gives rise to MFSFNMFDHPIPRVFQNRFSTQYRCFSVSMLAGPNDRSDVEKGGKIIMPPSALDQLSRLNITYPMLFKLTNKNSDRMTHCGVLEFVADEGICYLPHWMMQNLLLEEGGLVQVESVNLQVATYSKFQPQSPDFLDITNPKAVLENALRNFACLTTGDVIAINYNEKIYELRVMETKPDKAVSIIECDMNVDFDAPLGYKEPERQVQHEESTEGEADHSGYAGELGFRAFSGSGNRLDGKKKGVEPSPSPIKPGDIKRGIPNYEFKLGKITFIRNSRPLVKKVEEDEAGGRFVAFSGEGQSLRKKGRKP
- the UFD1 gene encoding ubiquitin recognition factor in ER-associated degradation protein 1 isoform X2, giving the protein MTVIMPPSALDQLSRLNITYPMLFKLTNKNSDRMTHCGVLEFVADEGICYLPHWMMQNLLLEEGGLVQVESVNLQVATYSKFQPQSPDFLDITNPKAVLENALRNFACLTTGDVIAINYNEKIYELRVMETKPDKAVSIIECDMNVDFDAPLGYKEPERQVQHEESTEGEADHSGYAGELGFRAFSGSGNRLDGKKKGVEPSPSPIKPGDIKRGIPNYEFKLGKITFIRNSRPLVKKVEEDEAGGRFVAFSGEGQSLRKKGRKP